The Caenorhabditis elegans chromosome I genome includes the window CTCATTTTCAGTCACTTGCTGCGTGTACTGAGGTTGTTGGCTCGTCGAGCTCCTCGAATATCCTGTATTTGAATAGGCGGACGTGTCCATTTGTTGGCCCCTCCATTCGGTTTGTGCGAGACTGCCGTTCGTGAGTAATGTTGAGGGatattgaaagttttgagTTTGAGCATATAAAATCTGCTGGTTATTGTAGACATTTTCATACATCCGATGATATTGTTGTGATTGTGGAAGTTGTAGTGATGTCTGTTGGTAATATCCGTCTAATGTTTGCATTTTCGCTAGGTCTTGAATATTGGAGCTTGCAATGTCGATTGGCTCGTTTTTGAATTCTAGGCGCCCCGGCGGCGCCGTTTTTATTACTGACGTTGATTGGTCAAGTTGGAATGACATTCTGGAATGATAATTAATGatatattattgatttttaatgggAAAAGGATAAAGTACGTgtgaaaattggctaaaaatcgataatttattttgggggaatttattaatttttcaaaaaaaaaattccgactCGGCtttcacgtggtgccagagcgtctcatttttgtttgatctacgtagatctacaaaaatgcgcggaaaagagacgcagagttctcaactaaATTCGCATGGTTATGAACGtggtgctgacgtcacatttttttgggtaaacaattcccgcattttttgtagatcaaaccgtgatgggacagcctggcaccacgtgggcTTCAGATTAACCAGATTTCTGAAGCTTCAATTCTGGAATACGTGGTTTTCGGAAAGTACTActaaattaagaaaataacgaaaaatcgataattgaaaacttattgattttttaaaaaatgttatcgaATTTTGTTGGATGGTTTCCgattgtcaaaaattgtcaaattttgattctggaatatatttttttcggcgagtacttggcaaaatttttaaatcaaacatTTATGGAATATATGTTTCTGACGAGCACTATTAATTGGAATTAataaattcgagaaaaatcaataataatatatagaatcaataattttaacttatcgattttcgaaattttacattttggaagaaaagtaaaatttaattttttttaaactggaaTTAGTTTGTTTCTAAATAGTTAAAGTCCAATTCATtgtttattataaaatttcaaggaGCCTAAAAACACGTTTTTCTCCTCTTTTCTTATTCTTTGTCATCATTAAAAGCGAACAAATTCCGCGAttcaaagcgaaaaaaaacccGTTTTTTATTCCTAATTTACATTAAAAGAGTGTGACCTTTTTGTCTTCAGTGCCACGTCATAGGCATATAAATGGGATCGatatctttttcaaaatgaagaatggataataataataatattataaGAATCTTATAATAATGGGGAAGGAGAGAAAAGAGAATTCGGTGAAAAGTGAAAGGGTAGCCGTGTCTCCTgaaagatgaagaagatgatgatgatgttcaGGAATTAAGTAGCTTTGAAGGAAAGTTATGGGTACTTTTGAAAGAGGAGGGTATCCATGAACATTTTCtcttaatggtttttttttgagaatagtCAAAATTACAAgtatttaacaacaaaaaactggttttGAATTGGACACATTTACTCCTAAGTCTAAATATAtattcacgtggtgtcaggctgtctcatttcggtttgatctacctagatctacaaaaaatgcgggagttgagacgcagagttctcaactgatttcgcatggttaagaacgtggtgctgacgtcacattttttgggcaaaaaattcctgcattttttgtagatcaaaccgtaatgggatctcaaactttgaaatgtgGTAACTTATAGTATTATATAGCAAAAGGTAGCTACTATTAATTCTATGACATACATATAGTATATTATagtgtggaaaaaaaataggcTGAGAATTTTTGCATGAGGATTATAAAAGTATGCATGTCTTGCGTTATgccaaataatttatttcaagcgtatgaaatgaaaaagtgacTAACCTAACTTTTAATGTAGTTAGTCGGAATTAAACATTCATACTATACTACATATAGGCTATTAAGACCATCCTGAGGAATTCCTTGCTTCAGCTAGAGTtgtattggaaatttcaatttggaatGCTAAtaccaaaaagtgaaaatataagttttacgttttccagatgattctagaaagttctattttcaaaaattaatgtaaatAAGTTGTCATGAAAGTTAGCAACAgacgttaaaatttttatgaaaggGGATACTtctatttaaataaattaaaacattctaTACATGTCTCAAAAAGTTTGCATTGAAGGAAATTTCGCAATACAGAATTATTATTACTGTaacaaaattaatcaaaattgcaagactgaaaaattatatgctTAAGatcatttaatttaaatatttcataatgaaaagctactttaacaaaattaatagcgtcttgaaattttatattaatcaATTTACAGTCatcaaatttacttttttatgcaagaaatttatgaaattttttttacataacAAATTGGTcgtaagaatttttaaaaataaacttgatatttgaaacttcaaacttACAATGAATAAGttctaaatatttcaaaatgttcacagGATTTTTTGTCATACATACATGATTATTATAAACGTATGATTATTTCTAAATTCATTGTATAggtatttaaaatattatcatACTGAATCAAATGGATCAAATAACTTTACTGACAATTTTTAGGCATGTATGCAAATTACCGTACTTCCTCTATTAGTACCACACACCCGACTACTTAACTTTGAAACGATATATCTCggttaatttttaagatatcaaTATAAAAGaactaacaaatatttttttacttgacgatttttgaatagaacaaACGATAACTGAGATATGAGCTCTTGAACAATGGGgtgcaatttttaaagcatGTACATATGCTAATTATATTAAGGCAGTAACGAATAAATCATATAACTcatttccagaactttctatcACTTCTCCCCCACctattcagaatttcagaacCCCATAGCCTTATTACCTGAAGAGGTTCGGAAAAAAAGTAGGGATATAGAGACCACAAGAGATGAGGAGggtgaaaaagagaaaactagaaaactagAAACCGGGTGTTCCTGTCTCTCGCAAAAACAGGACCCTCGAAAAACCGGGATATAGTGGTCCAAGCGGCGGGGGCCAGTCTCCGTGGCTTCTTCTCAGAGACTGGACAAGAACCGGTGTGCGCCGACCGCCCGCGGTAGATCAGCATCCggttgttgctgctgctggaAAAACCCGCCCTGGACGAGGCGGGCCCCCCGCTCAGCTGCTGGCGGCGCGGGGAGACGCGACCAGGAGAGACTGGCAAACACGAAAAACCGGCCCCCTCCCACGGGAGGATCCGCTTTCCCTCTTCTCCCGCCGCGGGAGGACGAGACTCCGCCCCGCTGTTTTCAACGATTCGTTACCCCGCGCCGCGCCCCGCCTCCTCATATTTGTTTCTGTTTTGGAATCAGCGGGAAAAATGTATCTCTATTGATCTCCTATTTCTACATATCCTTCTTATCTAGGCCATCTCCCCCTTTTTTATCACTTTATCACCCCCTAATCACTCTCTTCGCATCAGAAGCTTCGGACCCCAAAAAGGATAGGATgggcggggggggggggggggtactgTATGATGGGGATGATCATAAACATCCCCATCACGGGGACCTGATGACAGAGGATCAGGGATCGGGGATCGGCGGCTACGGTAGAATTGTTCcacgtggccgagttttctattttccacATATTTCTCccttgtatattttttttttgggcgtAAGTCGTTCCTAAATTTTTGGCctaaactttaatattttatttaagaccaaaactcaaattttcctaaatttatTAGGTAccaaattcgatttttctcaaaaaaaaaaccgcagaTTGCTCttggcttaaaaattaatttttttaccttattttaaatttttcggtcTAATTTTTAGCgcgaaattcagtttttaaatttttttttaactgcattcaaaatttgaacattttttaaaaacattttcagatcctTTTTGATTGTGCTATAATTTTCGGGcttaattttgcattttaagGCCATATGTTTAGCgcgaaattgatttttttccgcaGTTGATTGGGCTcgaattgtttaaattttttttctcccaaatttggtgtcaaattcgaattttcccaaatttttgatctccatggcaatttattttgaaattttaggcgcgaaatttaacatttccaacaaaaaatgtttttggaaaatcttgaGTGATTTTAGgtaactccaaaaaatttcaaattatttcggcgcgaaattcaaaatttttcaaagaaattaaatttttaattgacaagaaaaattataaatttccacgtggtgtcagagtgtctcatttcggcttgatctacgtagatctacaaaaaatgcggcagagttcttAACTGATTTCGTTTGGTTAAAAACGTCACATGACGTCACAtgttttgggcaaaaaattaccgcattttttgtagatcaaaccgtaatgggacaaccTGGCACAATGTGTAACTTTGAAAGCAAAAAGTGTGAATATTTCGGACTTTTCATGgacgaaattccaaaattctagaccaaaattatagttttttaaagctaatttTCAAGCCGAATTCTTCAATCTTCTCCCAGTCACCAGGCAAAGTAGCCTGTCCATTTTCTCGAGAAATCCGGTTTCATCATCAATTCTCGGGTCCGTAGTGGTAGCCCCGGGGGTGAAACTACCGGTTTCTCCCCCCTTCAACCCACCCATTTATGACCGCCCTCTCCTTTTCACCCCCCGGGAGAAATTGACAGGGGGCACTTGAACCTGTTCCTTACCTGTGTTTctacttttataattttctcgaaaaactgagattttctCTAATTATAAGGCACCCTACCCTACCTTAAATGCTCTGatcgaaaaaatatcgaattttgcGGCGGgacccagtttttttttgtaaatttccttttttgaaattttgtagtaAGACctcaaatttgacaatttttctgcccctttgtttaaaaaaacgttgaacTTCGTGTCTGGACCCTTTGCATCGTTTTGTTAAAGTCTTtatatttcttaatttttttgttgattttttgattttcaggaaaatctgCAGGTCAAGAAGAAGATgtgataacatttttttaaaaatttaatttattttaatttgtttaataaagttttttatcCTGGTTTTGGCTTAAGCTTgaagtttgaacattttgaaactctcagaaaattcggaaattcaaaaaaagttgcataaaggttaaatttaaattttcgaataaaaaacatccgtaatctttttattttaattgaaaatcttttttgaaaccCGCAATTTAGCAGTAAGCATCTATTTtttattgccggaattgtcggttgccggaaatttcaaaaatcggcaattacCGAAAATGCCgatcgccaaaaattttggaagccggcaattgccaaatttgccgattgccggaaattttgaaaaccggccattgccggatttgcctatagccaaaatttacaaaactggcaaaattgccaaaatttccaatcgccgaaaattcacaaaaccggcaaaattgctaaattttccaattgccgaaaattcacaaaactggcaaaattgccgaaattgccaatttgcgcGCACCCCTGATCTACAAATATAGTTTGACAATTACTGAAAGGAAAGGATTTTAAacatattaaataaaaatttagaattaaaaaatttcaaaaattttggaaatttcgaaaaaaagtttcgattttctaaaaaaaaatttagagtcTATAATTATAATATATGCTTTAAAATCCTCGAAAACTTGGTACCATGCCAGCttcatctacagtaatccacaattctaacaaaaaaaaaacacaatggGTGGTGGTTGTTTTGTCACtctttttccatctttttctCTCTAATCGAGAATCCTAAATAaggggggtactgtagcccgTGATTCTCCTACTCCTTCTGCTGAATTGATCGATTTATCGAAACACTCGGAAATAGTACATAGAAATGAGAGAGTGCAGAGAAAAGTGAAAGTttttgtctctctctctctctctctctctctctctctctctcttctgaATGAAATGGTTTTGGGAAGAACAGAAAGAAAGAGATGTATCTTTCTTCTTTCCATACAGTATTTCTCTCGCTACGCATGCATTATTATCTGACGCCGTGTGTCGAAAATGACGACGTCCCCCTCTCtcttccaatttccaaaagtttcacCTACCCCCAACTACTATTCGGGGGGACACAAAACTGGAAACCAGGGGTCATTCTTTAGGGGTTGGCAAGGGAAAACAAGAAACCGGGTTTTTAAACCAAACCGGAATGAGAAAAGTCGAGATAAAggtaaaaaagaaatattcgccgaaaaaaatttccgaggTTATTTCAGAGGCGAACGCTGAAGCTTCGAAAAATGTGCTCCAAAAACTGAATGAAGGGCATTAAAGACGGAGTAGcaccagtggggattttggctaaatacacttataatgatcccaAATGACCgaaaatcataataaaacactccaaaaatttttagatttttcaaaatttcctgtcaaactttggcaaattgccaaaattttggcatgttttgacccctacaatgttttaatatgaaaaatttgaacaaatttacagtataaaaaatgtagaaaacattttttttttggccgacttccaaaattatgagtggcaacaactgagtaattgtcactttttgacagtaaacaaaaaaattttcaaaaaaattttgaaaaggtttattatgatattcggccaTTTTGACACCATAGGCGTAGTTTGTACTGGTGCTACTCTAAGTTtttaaacatggtgcatcgatcggTTATCAATTAATTCTAACTAGAAGTATATATGTATTCGCTTTCAAAATGTATTGGCATAATTAAAAGGAACCGGTataaaaactgccaaaattgaattaaaaacatggtgcatcgaagtTGCTTATCTTTGCCGGTCCAATGTATGTTGAATACCTAAACAATTATAAAATACCAGTGATATATTGTGAACAAAACGAGGTTTGAGCACCAATGTCAAATAGAAAATGGCTCAACTTTGGTGGCTTGTTAGTCGGTTCTCTTAAAATCCACCAATAAagtgtcaattttcaaaaagttagttaatttttttcacagtttcatagtttaaaatttgttgataTCAGAAAATCGAAGCAAGATGTCTAAAGTTGAataaaaacatggtgcatcgataagAAGTGTCATAACTTTGGCCAAATACTTGGACACTCATTTTTTACAGTTGAATCACGGGtgaacgatttttttcgattttttttccggcaaatcggcacatcggcaaatcggcaaactgctgtaatttaaatttccggcaaatcggcaaatcggcaaattgcgcacttttttttttggaaatttcagaatttcaatttctaatggCAAAATCAAACACGTCCTGTGAATGTCCCTACATCTGTATtcaaaagtaagcaaattctatgaaaatatgttgaaaaaacggaaaaaattcaaaaaaaaacacagttttataaaacgtgttataaaatttaataatttccggcaaatcggcaatttgccgaaagtgagaattttcggcaaattggcaaaccggcttttgccgatttgccgaacggcaaatgccgcccacccctgagtTGAACACTCCCTGAcatctttaaaattgaacaagaTACATACAATCACGGTCATAAAGGTATGGAAAAACGATATTATCGTCAATGAAGCTCATTAATGAAACCCTCATAACtcgaaaactaaaatatattttaaaaagctgTCAACTTGCAAAATGTTGTCCATGATCTgctttgttgtttttcaaaaattgttttcgaaaaaagtttttatgaaaaacgtTACAGCGGCAGACATCTGACGGGTCAGTTTTTAACATCCAATCAGAAATCGGCTGAAAtttatcgatatttttttgcacagAAAAGGTGTTAGTAGCAAAATAATCTACATTACATTCTCTATTGTTTTCTATTAAAAGTTTTGCTCTGACGCCGGCAGGACAGAAGttataaaagtttaaacaTGTGTCTCATTTGACATGGTTAAGCccatttgctcaaaaaactggttaaattttttccaaaataaggtttgaacatatttttggACATGTGTatgtttttcataaattacaACAGTATTTTAACAGAAAGACAGTGTTCACAAATATTGGAACACCATTTTCATAAGTATTCTCAACAATGTCCGAAAACGTGCatgtttaaacttttaaaacttattttctgCTGGCGTGAGAGCACAATTTTTAATAGCAAACAATAGAGAATGTAATGTAGATCATTTTGCTACTGGCATCTTTGTGGTGAAAAAAACATATCCATGAATTTCAGTCGATTTCTGGTTGGGTGTTAAAAAGCGACCCGtcagatgtcggccgctgcaACGCTTTTCGTATATTCTTTTGTGAACAactatttataaaaaataacagaacAAACCATGGACAACATTTTGCAAGTTGAcagctttttaaaatatcttttAGTTTTAGAGTTATGAGGGTTTCATTAATGACCTTGATTGACGGAAATATCGTTTTTCCATACCTTTAAGACCGTGACTGTATGACTGAGAATAtgtaaaacatggtgcatcgaccaaGAGTATCTCACAGAACTTTGTCCGTTTTTAACGTAAATCACCCAAAATCTGCAacagtttaataaaaaaaacatggtgcatcgacaagTTTCCTCTGTTGTCTTTAAAGTTACCTGAACACTGAAAAACTATCTGTaaccagaattttctcgaaatttccagaaggttctagaacaatccagaataatgttttcaaaaaattcaaatttgaattcccgccaaaatgttttcaataattaaaattcgaatttcccgccaaaatatgtacagtactcctacagtacctctacagtactactacagtgccccgaccatatcccactactaaccacaaacctatatctcttcaaaagactaaaacacaatttttcctaaacttcagtaatcctaccgtactcctacagtacctctacagtactactacagtaccccgaccatatcccactactaagcCCAAACTAATATCCCTCCAACAGCCGCAAACGCCTTGTctttgtaagctatgacgtTACTACTTAACAAACGGAcactattttttatatataggtaatgatGATTATACTTGGACTTAATCTATCAGTTGTTTGATGACATTAGGAGCacataaattccaaaatcccAAGACCAAATCTCATTTCTAATTCttcaaaatcctttttttcctCTCTCTCACACTATCCCTCTCTTCTCATTAGTTTACTTGCTGTCAAATCCTATGATTATCCGCTCCGGCTCCCTTtttcttcgtctttttttttcagttttcagtcGGCTGGTTGCCATAGAGCACACGTGATAATTCTtcattttattcgtttttttctgatttccatGTTATCACTAATCCGGAGTAGGGTGTGTGAGAATTTCatgtgataaaaaataaatatagaaaacacttgatttctggattttttgaagttttacaCCGAAGAAATATGCTTCAAAGTCCCTGAAAACCTGCTGAACTCatagaaaacgttttttagtGTCACAACGTGCTTGTGggaggaaaatttttgaagaagcaGATTCGCAGAGTATCTTCCCCAAATTCCATATTTAGTGGGGTGTCCCCAATTggaattttgccattttgtgGGAGTTTGtaatgaatttttagaaaaaaaaacccctaatttttaagaaaaattcacTATAGAACCAGCCAAAATCAgtgcaaaaatttggagtcaccACAGGTCCCGgggatgaaaaattttgaaaacccaaATTCCCGGAAATTGAATGGATTTTGAGCTTTTAATAAATTGTATAAATTTCACGGATCTGTGCACTCCAAACTCCCGTTCTCCTTGTTTTGTGAGGTCTCTCatggtttttattattttccacGTGGAGCATCTAGTCCCTAAACAGCTCACAAATGCCATATATATATAATCCCATCAGaatgttataaaaataaatatcacatgagatttttaattttccggtCTCCTCCTCAGACAACTACAAAATGTCTTATTCCCGgtttcaataataaaaataatattccagatattcaaaatttgtactttttcgtCATATGCATTAGTGGTGTGGTGTCCCAAacacaataaaaaatcatatctGGCCGAAatgttttctaggccacgcagcaaaaaaaaaaacaaaatccaattttggAATACTATTTTTATGTCCGCAAAATAGATTAATTTCCTTGAAAATAGTAATCTAGGCCACCACTAGATTTGTAAACTATGTGGGAAGAAAAGATGAACCTCGGCCACCTTGGGAAAACCTAGGCCGCGGGTCAAAGCAAGGCCTCACTCCTAGACCACATTAA containing:
- the Y48G8AR.8 gene encoding uncharacterized protein (Partially confirmed by transcript evidence); protein product: MTEDQGSGIGGYGRIVPRGRVFYFPHISPLYIFFLGENLQVKKKM